In Synechocystis sp. PCC 6714, the following are encoded in one genomic region:
- the queA gene encoding tRNA preQ1(34) S-adenosylmethionine ribosyltransferase-isomerase QueA, with product MDQDQYLSSYDYQLPPQCIAQSPAVPRDHSRLLVVKDQFTVNHEHFYDLGNYLNSGDLLVLNDTKVMPARLHGKKDNGVAVEILLLTECRENQWIALVKPGKRLKLGAKVKFTARDGEKPDLWATILQRDEATGGRLLEFALEPGQRLWDVLPDYGEIPFPPYIGDRQATDDQYQTIYAEKLGAVAAPTAGLHFTEELFTKLTQQGVQTTKVTLHVGIGTFRPVETENILNHVMHQEWIDVPPTAVEAIAQTKANGGRIFAVGTTVVRCLEGMAQECNFPSQPLQPFRGQTDLFIYPGYQWRLVEGLITNFHLPKSSLLMLVSALISRPRLMAIYETAIAKGYRFYSFGDAMVILPEACQGRETAEKS from the coding sequence ATGGACCAGGATCAATACCTCAGTAGTTACGATTACCAACTGCCTCCCCAATGCATTGCCCAAAGTCCCGCTGTCCCCAGGGACCATTCCCGCCTGTTGGTGGTCAAAGATCAATTCACTGTGAACCACGAACATTTTTACGATTTGGGGAATTATTTGAATTCGGGGGATTTATTAGTTCTTAATGACACCAAAGTAATGCCAGCCCGGCTACACGGTAAAAAGGACAACGGCGTGGCGGTGGAAATTTTACTGCTGACAGAATGTAGGGAAAACCAATGGATTGCCCTGGTTAAACCTGGCAAAAGATTAAAGCTGGGGGCAAAAGTTAAATTTACTGCTCGGGATGGGGAAAAGCCCGATCTCTGGGCTACTATTCTGCAACGGGACGAGGCCACTGGGGGGCGATTGCTCGAGTTTGCGTTGGAGCCAGGTCAACGGCTTTGGGACGTACTCCCGGACTATGGCGAAATTCCTTTTCCCCCCTACATCGGCGATCGCCAAGCTACGGATGATCAGTATCAGACCATTTATGCAGAAAAGTTAGGGGCAGTGGCGGCCCCCACAGCGGGATTGCATTTCACCGAGGAATTGTTCACAAAACTAACTCAACAAGGGGTACAAACAACAAAGGTTACCCTCCATGTGGGCATTGGTACCTTCCGTCCGGTGGAAACAGAAAATATTCTCAACCACGTTATGCACCAGGAATGGATAGATGTGCCCCCAACGGCGGTGGAGGCCATTGCTCAAACTAAGGCCAATGGAGGGAGAATTTTTGCAGTGGGCACCACAGTGGTGCGCTGTTTAGAAGGCATGGCCCAGGAGTGCAATTTCCCCTCGCAGCCGTTGCAACCCTTTCGAGGCCAGACGGATCTGTTTATCTACCCTGGTTACCAATGGCGCTTGGTGGAGGGATTAATTACCAACTTTCACTTGCCTAAGTCCAGTTTGCTGATGTTGGTCAGTGCCCTGATCAGTCGCCCCCGGTTAATGGCAATTTACGAAACGGCGATCGCCAAGGGTTACCGGTTTTATTCCTTCGGGGATGCCATGGTAATTTTGCCGGAAGCTTGCCAAGGTAGGGAAACAGCGGAAAAAAGCTAG
- the bioD gene encoding dethiobiotin synthase, giving the protein MSNFSRAVDQKTLLVVGCDTGVGKTVTTSALAAYWQRYGKDQSFGLMKLMQTGLGDDELYQKLFGHLTHWDVVTPLKFAAPLAPPLAADQEGKTIDLGVVWQTLQTMQQNHGHVLVEALGSLGSPVTHELTVADIAGLWHLETILVVPVQLGAMGQAIAQVALARETKVKLKGLVLSCATPDAEAKLEDWATPSMLESFTHLPVVGIVPYLTDTERENLDCLAQVTAQFDLEKLDYF; this is encoded by the coding sequence ATGTCGAATTTTTCCCGAGCCGTTGACCAAAAAACTTTGTTAGTTGTGGGTTGCGACACCGGGGTGGGGAAAACGGTCACCACTTCAGCCTTGGCGGCCTACTGGCAGAGGTATGGCAAAGATCAGTCTTTCGGATTAATGAAGCTGATGCAAACAGGGCTGGGGGATGATGAACTTTACCAAAAATTATTTGGCCATCTAACCCATTGGGATGTGGTGACGCCGCTGAAATTTGCCGCTCCCCTAGCCCCTCCTTTGGCCGCTGACCAGGAAGGCAAAACCATTGATTTAGGGGTAGTGTGGCAGACTTTGCAGACAATGCAACAAAACCATGGCCATGTGCTGGTGGAAGCCCTGGGGAGTTTGGGGTCCCCCGTCACCCATGAGCTGACGGTGGCGGATATTGCGGGCCTTTGGCACTTGGAAACCATTTTGGTGGTGCCGGTGCAATTGGGGGCCATGGGCCAGGCGATCGCCCAGGTGGCCTTGGCAAGGGAAACAAAGGTGAAACTAAAGGGATTGGTGCTTAGTTGTGCTACCCCGGATGCTGAGGCGAAGTTAGAGGACTGGGCCACTCCGTCGATGCTGGAGTCCTTTACCCATTTGCCCGTTGTGGGAATTGTGCCCTATCTCACAGATACTGAGCGGGAAAATTTAGACTGTTTAGCCCAGGTAACGGCCCAGTTTGACTTGGAAAAACTGGACTACTTCTAG
- a CDS encoding ribose-phosphate pyrophosphokinase translates to MSAVSRIATLTRQSMLSALSDNNRLRLFSGSSNPSLSQEVARYLGMDIGPMLRKRFADGELYIQIQESIRGGDVYLIQPCCHPVNDNLMELLIMIDACRRASARQITAVLPYYGYARADRKTAGRESISAKLVANLITGAGAQRVLAMDLHSAQIQGYFDIPCDHMYGSPVIIDYLKSKQLSDLVVVSPDVGGVARARAFAKKLNDAPLAIIDKRRQSHNVAEVLNLIGDVDGKTAVLVDDMIDTAGTLSEGSRLLRAQGARQVYACATHAVFSEPAINRLSGGLFEEVIVTNTIPVPDDHQFPQLTTLSVANLIGEAIWRIHEESSVSSMFR, encoded by the coding sequence GTGTCTGCCGTGAGCCGTATCGCCACTTTAACACGTCAATCGATGCTGTCTGCCTTATCTGACAACAATCGTTTACGTCTTTTTTCCGGATCATCTAACCCATCTTTATCCCAAGAAGTGGCCCGTTACCTGGGCATGGACATCGGTCCAATGTTGCGTAAACGCTTTGCCGATGGTGAACTCTACATCCAAATTCAAGAATCGATCCGGGGCGGTGACGTTTATTTGATCCAGCCCTGTTGCCATCCGGTCAACGATAACCTGATGGAATTATTGATCATGATCGATGCCTGTCGCCGTGCCTCAGCCCGCCAGATCACTGCAGTCTTGCCCTATTACGGTTATGCCCGGGCAGATCGTAAAACCGCTGGCCGGGAATCCATTTCCGCTAAGTTGGTGGCCAATCTAATTACCGGCGCTGGAGCCCAACGGGTGTTAGCCATGGATCTTCATTCGGCCCAGATCCAAGGTTACTTTGACATTCCCTGTGATCATATGTACGGTTCCCCCGTTATTATTGACTATCTAAAAAGTAAGCAACTAAGTGACTTAGTGGTAGTTTCCCCGGACGTAGGGGGCGTAGCCCGGGCCCGGGCCTTTGCCAAAAAGCTAAACGATGCGCCCTTAGCCATTATTGATAAACGTCGTCAGAGTCATAACGTGGCAGAAGTATTAAACCTGATTGGCGACGTGGACGGAAAAACCGCCGTGTTAGTGGACGACATGATCGACACCGCTGGTACTTTGTCGGAGGGTTCCCGTTTGCTCCGGGCCCAGGGGGCTCGCCAGGTATATGCCTGTGCTACCCATGCTGTTTTCTCGGAGCCGGCCATCAATCGTCTTTCCGGTGGCTTGTTTGAAGAAGTGATTGTCACCAACACCATCCCCGTACCCGACGACCATCAATTTCCCCAACTGACCACCCTTTCTGTGGCTAATTTAATTGGAGAAGCAATTTGGCGTATTCACGAAGAAAGCTCCGTCAGCAGTATGTTCCGCTAG